Proteins encoded in a region of the Nitrospirota bacterium genome:
- the glgA gene encoding glycogen synthase GlgA: MVSSEAVPYAKTGGLADVAGALPLELAKLGHDVILLLPHYRCLNESGRSFRPVCRLQVPTPQGPVDTLIEEDVISVGSEGRHVRVWTVRNEAFFDRPGLYGDRGADYQDNLDRFAFFCRVTIEVIAYQHIVNQWKTHLLHLHDWQSALCAVYLKTMGQDRPEIQGVCTVLTLHNVGYQGVFPGVQFEKTGLPQLLFTPAGLEYYGSVNLLKGGIVFADFVTTVSPTYAREILTPECGFGLEGVLHNRADQLLGILNGIDIDRWNPETDPYLPANYSVTDRSGKLLCKKALQQEFHLPETSVPLLGVIARLTSQKGLDLVAAIIPQLMAMDLQLVVLGTGEPELEAIFQALQVRYPRRMGLRLGFDEGLAHRIEGGADVFVMPSRYEPCGLSQLYSLRYGTVPVVRKTGGLADTVVPLTVQAQQAGQATGFHVEEDTASALLSVLSRTVAMYQDRSMWEHLVKAGMSTDVSWARSANAYDHLFVSLVK; the protein is encoded by the coding sequence ATGGTTTCCTCAGAAGCGGTTCCCTATGCCAAGACCGGCGGGCTTGCTGATGTCGCTGGCGCGTTGCCTCTTGAGTTGGCAAAGCTCGGGCATGACGTCATCCTCTTACTCCCCCACTATCGTTGCCTGAATGAGTCAGGGCGATCCTTCCGTCCGGTCTGTCGCCTCCAAGTGCCGACTCCTCAGGGGCCTGTCGACACGCTGATCGAAGAAGATGTCATTTCCGTCGGTAGCGAAGGTCGCCACGTCCGTGTATGGACAGTCCGAAACGAGGCCTTCTTTGATCGGCCCGGGTTGTACGGAGATCGCGGCGCTGATTATCAGGATAATCTCGACCGGTTTGCATTTTTCTGCCGCGTAACGATTGAGGTGATCGCCTATCAGCACATTGTGAACCAATGGAAGACCCATCTCCTCCATCTGCACGATTGGCAATCGGCGTTGTGTGCAGTCTACCTCAAGACCATGGGGCAAGACCGGCCGGAGATTCAGGGTGTGTGCACTGTACTGACGCTCCACAATGTAGGGTATCAAGGGGTGTTCCCTGGAGTGCAATTCGAGAAAACCGGGCTACCGCAGTTGCTGTTTACGCCTGCGGGGCTTGAGTACTACGGTTCCGTGAATTTGCTCAAGGGGGGAATCGTCTTTGCCGATTTTGTGACGACTGTGAGCCCGACCTATGCGCGAGAAATTCTCACGCCCGAATGTGGCTTTGGGCTGGAGGGTGTATTGCACAACCGTGCGGACCAACTCTTGGGCATCTTGAACGGGATCGACATCGATCGATGGAACCCAGAAACTGATCCCTACCTTCCAGCAAATTACTCAGTGACCGATCGCTCGGGGAAGTTGCTCTGTAAAAAGGCGCTCCAACAAGAGTTCCATCTTCCTGAAACATCGGTTCCGTTGCTTGGCGTGATTGCACGGCTGACGTCGCAGAAGGGGCTAGATCTTGTGGCGGCCATCATTCCACAATTAATGGCGATGGATTTGCAATTGGTGGTCTTGGGAACAGGCGAGCCGGAGCTGGAAGCTATATTTCAGGCGCTTCAGGTGCGCTATCCGCGTCGCATGGGACTTCGTCTTGGCTTTGATGAAGGTCTTGCGCATCGCATCGAAGGTGGGGCAGATGTATTTGTGATGCCTTCACGCTATGAGCCTTGCGGATTGAGTCAGCTCTATAGTCTCCGTTACGGAACTGTTCCTGTTGTGAGAAAGACGGGTGGGTTGGCAGATACGGTCGTGCCATTGACCGTCCAGGCTCAGCAGGCTGGGCAGGCAACAGGGTTTCACGTTGAAGAGGATACGGCAAGCGCTCTTCTGTCAGTATTGAGTCGAACTGTGGCGATGTATCAGGATCGATCGATGTGGGAGCATTTAGTTAAGGCAGGGATGAGCACGGATGTGTCCTGGGCTCGTTCGGCGAACGCCTACGATCACCTGTTTGTGTCGCTGGTTAAATAG
- a CDS encoding LuxR C-terminal-related transcriptional regulator, producing the protein MSDSSLPVDPTDTLADQRAGAGIVVLSASMQLLHMNRQASELSKQINAAEHGGGSLKSAHGVLPTALTELCGEIIKALHVRTEAKDWEQFEIKRVAGNPEQPILLRGFGLPDRGGVQYARLVVTLEELARRQQLNTDQAKEKFQLTNREQSVIEHLAKGWTNKEIANALQITEQTVKEHIKHIMRKTNSTTRTGILVHIFNS; encoded by the coding sequence ATGAGTGATTCCTCACTGCCCGTAGACCCGACAGACACTCTTGCCGATCAACGGGCAGGCGCAGGGATTGTTGTCCTCTCGGCGTCCATGCAACTCCTACATATGAATCGGCAAGCCTCGGAACTATCAAAACAAATCAATGCAGCCGAACATGGTGGAGGGAGCCTGAAGTCTGCCCATGGAGTCTTGCCTACGGCCCTGACAGAACTCTGCGGGGAAATTATCAAGGCGCTCCATGTTCGCACTGAGGCAAAGGACTGGGAACAATTCGAAATCAAACGTGTTGCAGGCAATCCTGAACAACCCATCCTGTTGCGGGGATTTGGCCTCCCTGATCGCGGTGGGGTCCAATATGCGAGACTCGTGGTCACATTAGAGGAGTTGGCGAGGCGACAACAGCTCAATACCGATCAAGCCAAGGAAAAGTTTCAATTGACCAATCGCGAGCAATCCGTCATTGAGCACCTGGCAAAGGGCTGGACGAATAAAGAAATCGCGAATGCGCTTCAGATTACTGAGCAGACAGTGAAAGAACACATCAAACACATCATGAGAAAAACGAACTCCACGACCAGGACAGGTATCCTCGTTCATATCTTTAACTCATAA
- a CDS encoding PilZ domain-containing protein: MGQNEWEWPIATDFQKHHDRAALLRPIPYEMTAPVNDPLAVAHRGKALSVNISSGGMLILMDQAPAIEQVMKVYVPTPITAAETPTLAEVRWTRKLPFGKNSGVGPYFVGLKFMF, from the coding sequence GTGGGACAGAATGAGTGGGAATGGCCAATCGCGACGGATTTCCAGAAACACCACGATCGAGCGGCGCTCTTGCGTCCTATCCCCTACGAGATGACAGCCCCGGTGAACGATCCGCTGGCGGTTGCTCACAGGGGGAAAGCGCTGTCGGTCAATATTAGCAGCGGAGGTATGCTCATTTTGATGGATCAAGCCCCAGCGATCGAACAGGTGATGAAGGTCTATGTGCCGACACCTATCACTGCGGCAGAGACTCCGACACTCGCAGAAGTGCGGTGGACGAGGAAGTTACCGTTTGGTAAAAATAGTGGAGTGGGTCCCTATTTCGTCGGTCTCAAGTTTATGTTCTAG
- a CDS encoding polysaccharide biosynthesis/export family protein: MNMMIRSIAIMGIILAMTAATALAQSKPSASNPLQESAHEKASLIVTTDYILGPEDVLEVTVWRNVDLSKTVTVRPDGKISLPLIGDVSAVGKTTVQLAEDISGKLKEYKENPQVSILVKEVNSYAIYVLGEVAHPGKFPLKSKTTLLQAVTVSGGFTATAARNKIVVFRFAKDGASQIKIKASYDDIVLRDGSNQNIELKPGDQIVVPSETMVLVP, encoded by the coding sequence ATGAATATGATGATACGTAGTATTGCGATTATGGGTATTATCCTGGCGATGACAGCGGCAACGGCATTGGCACAATCGAAGCCGTCCGCAAGTAACCCACTCCAGGAGTCGGCACATGAGAAGGCGTCACTGATTGTGACGACCGATTATATCCTCGGACCGGAAGACGTATTAGAAGTTACGGTATGGCGGAACGTCGACCTTTCAAAAACGGTGACCGTACGTCCCGATGGGAAAATTTCTCTTCCGCTTATCGGTGATGTATCTGCTGTGGGTAAAACGACGGTGCAATTGGCTGAGGATATTTCTGGTAAGTTAAAGGAATATAAGGAAAACCCCCAGGTGTCCATTCTTGTGAAAGAAGTGAATAGCTACGCGATTTATGTGCTCGGAGAAGTGGCACACCCGGGAAAGTTTCCGCTGAAGAGTAAGACTACCTTGTTACAGGCCGTCACAGTTTCCGGAGGTTTTACAGCTACAGCAGCGAGAAATAAGATCGTCGTGTTTCGCTTTGCCAAGGATGGCGCGAGCCAAATTAAGATAAAGGCAAGCTATGATGACATCGTGTTGAGAGATGGGTCGAATCAAAATATTGAGTTGAAACCGGGTGATCAAATTGTTGTGCCGTCAGAGACAATGGTGCTCGTGCCATGA
- a CDS encoding polysaccharide biosynthesis/export family protein, with protein sequence MISAMCIDLMRKTLCVCVMVGVSLLLVVACVGIPKEALDEVSRPLPKDFLLGPEDVVEVMVWRNQDLSRTVVVRPDGMISLPLIGDVQASGLTASGVSEKISKRLSEYKENPSVSVSVKEINSYYIYVVGEFVHPGKYPLKSYTTVLQAVSLAGGFTQYASKNRMAVMRTIRTGAVDERHVRIPVRYDDLVMGKGEVGNFRLLTGDTIVVP encoded by the coding sequence ATGATATCTGCTATGTGCATTGATTTGATGAGAAAGACTCTTTGCGTGTGTGTGATGGTGGGAGTTTCGCTCCTGCTTGTGGTTGCTTGTGTGGGAATCCCTAAAGAAGCGTTAGACGAAGTCAGTCGGCCTCTCCCGAAGGATTTCCTCCTCGGACCTGAAGATGTTGTGGAGGTAATGGTGTGGAGAAATCAGGATTTGTCTCGTACGGTAGTGGTACGGCCAGATGGAATGATTTCTCTCCCTCTAATTGGAGATGTGCAAGCAAGCGGTCTGACAGCATCGGGAGTGAGTGAAAAGATATCTAAGCGATTATCAGAATACAAAGAAAACCCGTCCGTATCTGTCAGCGTGAAGGAAATTAATAGTTACTATATTTATGTTGTGGGGGAATTCGTACATCCAGGAAAGTATCCGCTGAAATCTTATACCACGGTTCTGCAGGCAGTGTCGTTAGCCGGAGGGTTCACTCAATATGCTTCGAAGAATCGAATGGCAGTTATGCGGACCATTCGTACTGGAGCAGTGGATGAACGGCATGTACGCATTCCTGTTCGCTATGATGATTTGGTAATGGGAAAAGGGGAGGTCGGAAATTTCAGGCTTTTGACAGGGGATACCATTGTTGTGCCCTAA
- a CDS encoding AAA family ATPase, whose amino-acid sequence MMNSSTELGIHDYIGLVRRRKWLILSVVTVAMAIATVLCVILPKSFRSTTTILVESQKIPESYVKSGVEGTIEGRINSIQQIVMSRSLLTKIAEDFNFFRPDTSPEERESIVSGMRKSIRVNTAETGHVKGRNTIEAFSISFANEDALTAMKVTERFAEQFIEQNLKFREQLLEGTSSFLAQELRLAEAKLEDQERSISEFKRKFMGELPQQMEANLRSLDRLQMDVNSTRENIQTAMNRVGILEKQVNEAVSGARTQGATESISTNQGRVGDPLISRLSELERTLTTLSAEYRQTYPDIVQARQEIEAVKDQLALKYGVSKDEVKAGSAKLIDPVLRDQMRQRDEAKNELEVLKERLRRLIEQVKQYEGRVERVPAREQELMILIRDYDNMQKNYQSLLDKSLNARLAENLEKRQKGEQFRVLDPANLPATPESPNRLFILLGGLFVGCGIGFGAAFGIDLLRPSFRRPEEAESFLGLPILAGIPSFSTLPGAKWSLPVSPALSTPLTQDEKNRKALQLSYGRKGQNGSGSTALVKGASAQDDASWNLISKWWPNSMIAEQYRVAATRLALMSTGQQHSVALITSSLMGEGKSSTAINLSHVFAQGLDKKTLIIDCDLKRPAVSKYLAMPSGPGLADYWAGTHTIDECLHKMGDIPLWVLPAGTRSEKVIELSKVRQLEQLLDEMRPRFDQIILDAPPVFPLADLNFLSRMADVMVFVIQAGKTSRDVVEKAMKSLRPQCQVGIILAGVESMSIPSYQCHYDDPVGARYVEGK is encoded by the coding sequence ATGATGAACTCGTCTACCGAACTTGGCATTCATGACTATATCGGTTTAGTCCGTCGCCGGAAATGGTTGATTCTTTCAGTTGTTACAGTCGCAATGGCTATTGCGACTGTCTTGTGCGTTATCCTGCCGAAAAGCTTTCGTTCGACAACAACAATTCTTGTCGAAAGCCAGAAGATCCCGGAGAGTTATGTAAAATCAGGGGTCGAAGGTACGATTGAAGGTCGAATTAATTCCATTCAGCAAATTGTCATGAGTCGATCATTGCTAACCAAGATTGCCGAGGACTTTAATTTTTTTCGTCCGGATACATCCCCTGAAGAGCGAGAGTCTATCGTAAGCGGCATGCGGAAAAGCATTAGGGTGAATACAGCCGAAACAGGACATGTAAAGGGGCGAAATACAATTGAAGCATTTTCCATTTCGTTTGCTAACGAAGACGCGCTCACTGCCATGAAAGTAACCGAGAGATTTGCCGAACAGTTTATTGAGCAAAACTTGAAGTTTCGCGAGCAGCTTCTGGAGGGGACCTCTAGCTTTCTTGCACAAGAACTGCGTTTAGCCGAGGCTAAGCTTGAAGATCAGGAGCGGTCGATCAGTGAGTTTAAGCGTAAGTTTATGGGGGAACTGCCTCAGCAGATGGAGGCGAATCTCAGGAGTTTAGACCGTCTACAAATGGACGTGAACTCGACGCGTGAAAATATTCAGACGGCTATGAACAGAGTTGGCATTCTTGAGAAACAGGTCAATGAGGCAGTCAGTGGTGCGAGAACTCAAGGGGCAACGGAGTCAATATCCACGAATCAAGGGCGTGTCGGCGACCCCCTGATCTCACGACTTTCAGAGCTGGAGCGTACACTGACCACGCTTTCAGCTGAGTATCGCCAGACGTATCCTGACATTGTGCAGGCTCGTCAGGAGATTGAAGCGGTAAAGGATCAACTGGCTCTCAAGTATGGCGTCTCGAAAGATGAAGTTAAAGCAGGGTCGGCTAAGTTGATAGATCCGGTGCTTCGTGACCAGATGAGGCAGCGAGATGAAGCGAAGAATGAGCTTGAAGTTTTGAAGGAACGGCTTCGCCGTCTGATCGAGCAGGTTAAGCAATATGAGGGACGAGTAGAACGGGTTCCTGCTCGAGAGCAGGAACTCATGATTTTGATTCGCGACTATGACAATATGCAGAAGAACTATCAGTCGCTGCTCGACAAGAGTCTGAACGCCCGGCTGGCAGAGAATTTGGAGAAACGGCAAAAAGGGGAGCAGTTTCGCGTTCTTGATCCAGCCAATCTTCCTGCCACACCTGAATCACCTAATCGCCTTTTCATTCTTCTCGGAGGCCTGTTTGTTGGCTGTGGGATTGGCTTTGGGGCTGCGTTTGGGATTGACTTACTGCGGCCATCATTTAGACGCCCGGAGGAAGCGGAAAGCTTTTTAGGGCTCCCCATACTCGCTGGAATTCCTTCCTTTAGTACATTGCCTGGTGCCAAGTGGAGCCTGCCGGTTTCTCCGGCACTTTCTACTCCACTCACCCAAGACGAGAAGAATAGAAAAGCTCTCCAGCTTTCTTATGGGAGAAAAGGCCAAAATGGGTCTGGCTCGACGGCACTAGTAAAAGGAGCGTCTGCTCAGGACGATGCCTCATGGAATCTTATTTCCAAGTGGTGGCCAAACTCCATGATTGCGGAACAGTATCGAGTCGCTGCGACGCGGCTGGCGCTTATGTCGACGGGGCAGCAGCATTCGGTTGCTCTAATTACAAGCTCTCTGATGGGAGAGGGAAAAAGTTCCACGGCCATCAATCTTAGCCATGTGTTTGCGCAGGGATTGGACAAGAAGACTCTGATCATTGATTGTGATCTTAAGCGACCTGCGGTAAGCAAGTATTTAGCAATGCCTTCCGGTCCTGGATTAGCTGATTATTGGGCAGGCACCCATACGATTGATGAATGTCTTCATAAGATGGGAGATATTCCATTGTGGGTGTTACCCGCAGGGACTCGGAGTGAAAAAGTCATCGAGTTATCGAAGGTTCGCCAACTCGAGCAATTGCTCGACGAGATGCGCCCTCGGTTTGACCAAATCATTCTTGATGCTCCGCCCGTATTCCCATTGGCAGATCTCAACTTTCTGTCACGCATGGCTGATGTGATGGTATTTGTGATTCAGGCGGGAAAGACGAGCCGTGATGTGGTAGAGAAAGCGATGAAATCTTTACGTCCACAATGTCAGGTTGGGATTATTCTTGCCGGCGTTGAATCGATGAGTATTCCCTCCTATCAATGCCATTATGATGACCCAGTTGGCGCTCGGTATGTCGAAGGAAAGTAG
- a CDS encoding TIGR03013 family PEP-CTERM/XrtA system glycosyltransferase yields MEKTTAVIIPSLREIPVPSRRRYSLKRRVVILGCGQLASEVYHILVTKRRMTVDVVGFIDREPSQVSSHLGNPQIIGTYENLCEVVERFQVHTIAVCVEDRRSVLPVQALLDCKTIGIEVIDGHQMYEEESGRLSIDQLRPSALIFSAGFQRRVLTMGLKRAVEVVLSAIGMVLLLPVCILIGLLIKMDSPGPVFYRQMRVGLRGQPYMIWKFRSMYSDAEKSGPRWAEKQDPRISRVGRILRKLRIDELPQLYNVLRGEMSLVGPRPERPVFVDELRKKIPYYDIRHTVRPGVTGWAQTQFRYGSTAEDAHTKLQYDLYYVKNMTLALDFRILTETARVVLLGEGAR; encoded by the coding sequence ATGGAGAAAACTACTGCTGTGATCATTCCCAGTTTGAGGGAGATTCCCGTTCCTAGTCGAAGGCGGTACAGCCTTAAACGGCGCGTGGTCATTCTTGGTTGTGGCCAGCTTGCTTCCGAGGTGTATCATATCCTTGTGACAAAACGACGAATGACTGTGGACGTGGTGGGCTTCATCGATCGAGAACCCTCGCAAGTGAGCTCCCACTTAGGGAATCCCCAGATCATTGGTACCTATGAGAACCTCTGCGAAGTGGTTGAACGGTTTCAAGTTCATACTATTGCAGTATGTGTAGAAGATCGACGGTCTGTTCTTCCGGTTCAAGCCCTGCTCGATTGCAAAACCATCGGGATCGAGGTGATTGACGGGCATCAAATGTATGAGGAGGAGTCAGGGCGTCTATCAATCGACCAACTTCGACCGAGTGCCCTCATCTTCTCCGCAGGCTTTCAGCGGCGAGTCTTGACGATGGGGTTGAAAAGGGCGGTAGAAGTGGTGCTTTCGGCCATTGGTATGGTGCTGTTGCTGCCAGTATGTATTCTGATTGGCCTTCTTATCAAGATGGATTCGCCTGGCCCTGTTTTTTACAGGCAGATGCGTGTCGGGCTGCGCGGTCAGCCGTATATGATCTGGAAGTTTCGCTCGATGTATAGCGACGCAGAAAAGAGTGGCCCACGATGGGCGGAAAAGCAGGACCCTCGAATATCCCGAGTCGGCCGTATACTCAGGAAGTTGCGGATCGATGAACTGCCACAGCTCTATAACGTGCTGAGAGGAGAGATGAGCTTGGTCGGTCCACGTCCTGAGCGACCGGTATTTGTCGATGAGCTCAGAAAGAAAATCCCTTACTATGATATTCGGCATACCGTTCGACCCGGGGTGACGGGATGGGCACAGACGCAATTTCGCTATGGATCGACTGCTGAGGATGCACATACCAAGCTGCAGTACGATTTGTATTACGTGAAAAACATGACCCTAGCCTTGGACTTTCGAATATTGACTGAAACAGCCAGAGTTGTTCTGCTTGGGGAAGGGGCCCGTTAG
- a CDS encoding DUF3473 domain-containing protein, which translates to MKPQPSRVHALSFDVEEHFQVAAFWSTMRRRQWDNYESRVERNVEKILSILSTHGVHATFFVLGWVAQKHPELVRTIASYGHEIASHGFGHELITSQTPGLFREDVRNSKDILENIIGGPVHGYRAPSFTITSETKWALPILVEEGYVYDSSIFPIQHDRYGMPGANPWCHLLETQAGALWEVPPSTLRMGPIRLPIAGGGYFRLYPYQILRSFLTRAATEEQPLVMYFHPWELDPDQPRMEGSLVSKFRHYLNLRKTESRLQQLVKDFRFASIREAVDTVGVACADKEQALGLEAAGGVPCLAEKTLNR; encoded by the coding sequence ATGAAGCCACAACCAAGTCGAGTACATGCGCTCTCCTTTGATGTAGAAGAACATTTCCAAGTCGCGGCATTTTGGTCGACGATGAGGAGGCGCCAGTGGGACAATTATGAAAGCCGGGTGGAGCGGAATGTCGAGAAAATTCTCTCGATCCTCTCGACTCATGGGGTTCATGCAACATTTTTCGTGCTTGGATGGGTTGCCCAAAAACATCCGGAGCTTGTGAGGACTATTGCGAGTTATGGTCATGAGATCGCCTCTCATGGTTTCGGACATGAATTGATTACCTCCCAGACGCCGGGTCTATTTCGGGAAGATGTTCGCAACAGCAAAGACATCCTTGAGAATATAATTGGTGGGCCGGTCCACGGCTACCGGGCCCCGTCTTTTACCATTACATCGGAAACGAAGTGGGCGCTGCCCATACTGGTTGAGGAAGGGTATGTCTATGACTCAAGTATCTTTCCCATCCAGCATGATCGCTATGGGATGCCTGGGGCCAACCCCTGGTGCCATCTCTTAGAGACCCAGGCTGGTGCTCTATGGGAAGTCCCTCCATCGACATTACGAATGGGACCAATTCGTCTTCCGATCGCAGGCGGTGGGTATTTTCGATTGTATCCATATCAGATTTTGCGCAGTTTTCTCACGCGTGCCGCTACTGAGGAGCAGCCACTCGTCATGTATTTCCATCCGTGGGAGCTTGATCCAGATCAGCCGAGAATGGAAGGATCGTTGGTGTCGAAGTTTCGCCATTACTTGAATCTTCGGAAAACGGAATCTCGCTTGCAGCAATTGGTGAAGGACTTTAGGTTCGCGTCGATACGAGAAGCCGTTGACACAGTTGGTGTGGCCTGCGCCGATAAAGAGCAAGCTCTTGGGTTAGAGGCAGCTGGGGGTGTTCCCTGCCTTGCGGAGAAGACTCTCAATCGCTGA
- the asnB gene encoding asparagine synthase (glutamine-hydrolyzing) produces MCGIAGIVTHPSAAVEKSVLQRMISMVNHRGPDAAGFHLSGPVGLAHARLSIIDVGGGHQPMHNEDKTVWITFNGEIFNYVELREDLIKKGHRFQTQSDTEVIVHLYEEKGEECVHDLNGQWAFAIWDSRRERLFLSRDRLGVRPLFYAQTPEGFVFGSEIKSLLVVPSVPRAIDRQALDELFTFWVTLPPRTIFEGVSELPPGHSIILEHGDLQIKPYWTLDYNPSKGLIEEEEAREGLLELLLDAVRIRLRADVPVGAYLSGGLDSTVIAALVKKLGTTHLKTFSIAFEDKEFDESSFQNEASQFLGTDHQGVLCSSQDIGRVFPEVIWHTEKPVLRTAPAPLFLLSKLVREQGYKVVLTGEGSDEILGGYDIFKEAKIRRFWAKYPDSKFRPMLLRRLYPYMKNIQSQSDAYLRAFFHVRKEDVESPFFSHLPRWDMTSKIKLFYSTATADSLKRCDAMQAIEGLLPSRYGQWDHFSQSQYLEAAHLLPGYILSSQGDRMAMAHSIEGRFPFLDYRVVEFASRLSPQLKMKVLNEKYLLKAAIGDMIPRSIRNRHKQPYRAPDSQSFLADGKKGKLFEYVEELLAPHAIQEGGVFDAGAVGKLLEKARQGQIVSMKDNMALVGVLSTQVVIDRFIKNFPRSV; encoded by the coding sequence ATGTGTGGCATTGCAGGAATTGTAACGCATCCTAGCGCTGCCGTTGAAAAGTCAGTACTCCAACGGATGATCAGTATGGTGAATCATCGTGGGCCAGATGCGGCAGGATTTCACCTGTCTGGACCTGTGGGGCTCGCGCACGCGAGGCTCAGTATTATTGACGTTGGCGGTGGGCATCAGCCGATGCATAACGAGGACAAGACCGTATGGATCACCTTCAATGGTGAAATCTTCAATTATGTCGAATTGCGTGAAGATCTCATTAAAAAGGGGCATCGGTTTCAAACCCAGTCGGATACAGAAGTTATCGTGCATCTGTATGAAGAGAAGGGCGAAGAGTGCGTTCATGATCTGAATGGGCAGTGGGCCTTTGCCATTTGGGATTCCAGACGCGAGCGGTTATTTCTTTCGCGAGATCGGTTAGGGGTTCGCCCGCTCTTCTATGCACAGACTCCGGAAGGGTTTGTGTTTGGATCTGAAATCAAGTCGTTGCTGGTCGTTCCCTCCGTGCCTCGAGCCATTGATCGACAGGCCTTGGATGAATTGTTCACCTTTTGGGTCACCCTTCCACCTCGAACAATTTTCGAAGGGGTCTCAGAGCTTCCTCCAGGGCATTCAATCATTCTTGAGCATGGCGATCTCCAGATCAAACCCTATTGGACCCTCGACTACAACCCGTCGAAAGGGTTGATAGAGGAAGAGGAGGCGAGAGAGGGCCTGCTTGAGCTGCTTCTCGATGCTGTGCGGATTCGTTTGCGGGCGGATGTGCCAGTCGGCGCCTATCTGAGCGGTGGGCTTGATTCGACGGTGATTGCGGCACTGGTGAAGAAGCTTGGGACGACGCATCTGAAAACATTCTCCATCGCATTTGAAGATAAAGAGTTTGACGAGAGTAGCTTTCAGAACGAGGCAAGCCAGTTTCTCGGGACCGATCACCAGGGAGTCCTCTGCTCATCCCAGGATATCGGTCGAGTATTTCCAGAAGTGATTTGGCACACCGAGAAACCTGTTTTGCGGACGGCTCCCGCTCCTCTATTTCTGTTGTCTAAGTTGGTGCGAGAGCAGGGATACAAAGTTGTGCTCACCGGAGAGGGCTCGGATGAAATCCTGGGAGGGTACGATATCTTCAAGGAAGCGAAGATCCGGCGATTCTGGGCTAAATACCCAGATTCAAAGTTTCGGCCGATGCTTCTGAGGCGCCTCTATCCCTATATGAAAAATATTCAGTCCCAGTCCGACGCCTATCTGCGTGCATTCTTCCATGTGAGAAAAGAGGACGTCGAGAGCCCGTTTTTTTCTCACTTGCCTCGCTGGGACATGACATCGAAGATCAAACTTTTCTACTCAACGGCCACAGCGGACAGTCTTAAGCGCTGTGATGCGATGCAGGCGATCGAAGGTCTGTTGCCAAGCCGATATGGGCAGTGGGATCACTTTTCGCAATCGCAATATCTTGAAGCGGCCCATCTCCTTCCAGGGTATATTCTATCATCTCAAGGAGATCGGATGGCGATGGCCCATTCCATTGAGGGCCGGTTTCCCTTCCTTGACTACCGGGTCGTGGAATTTGCGTCGAGACTTTCTCCGCAGCTCAAGATGAAAGTCTTGAACGAGAAATATCTGTTGAAGGCGGCGATCGGAGACATGATTCCACGTTCGATCAGAAACAGACATAAGCAGCCGTACCGTGCGCCTGATAGCCAGAGTTTTCTTGCCGACGGGAAGAAGGGCAAGTTATTTGAATATGTCGAAGAGCTACTTGCTCCTCACGCCATTCAGGAGGGAGGTGTGTTTGATGCAGGGGCGGTAGGAAAGCTATTGGAGAAGGCAAGACAGGGTCAGATTGTGAGCATGAAGGATAATATGGCGTTGGTTGGGGTCCTCTCGACTCAGGTGGTCATCGACCGGTTTATTAAGAACTTTCCAAGGAGCGTGTGA
- a CDS encoding acyl carrier protein yields the protein MSSIETELRKYILDKLLFGRTEVALSGDASFLESGIIDSTGVLELVSFLEEQFQVKVEDEDLIPANLDSINAIVRYVEKKRI from the coding sequence ATGTCATCGATTGAGACAGAGCTGCGAAAGTATATTCTGGACAAATTATTGTTTGGACGGACAGAGGTGGCGCTGAGCGGCGATGCTTCATTTCTAGAGTCCGGTATTATCGATTCGACGGGGGTCTTGGAGCTGGTTTCCTTCTTGGAAGAGCAATTCCAAGTCAAGGTTGAAGACGAAGACCTCATTCCGGCGAATCTGGATTCAATCAATGCCATTGTTCGCTACGTAGAGAAGAAGCGAATATAA